A single window of Labeo rohita strain BAU-BD-2019 chromosome 4, IGBB_LRoh.1.0, whole genome shotgun sequence DNA harbors:
- the LOC127164159 gene encoding NACHT, LRR and PYD domains-containing protein 12 isoform X2, protein MTSEQNPDTLDESQNRNTVYRCCYCYARLASRTSNHECSEREEKQRKKQAPIRNYWTAERMDINAETDQQKSDESDEKDREKQDLRLQEFLTTHKTNMKKKAEYIFECKKENEAQLKAVYTELFITEGDMKEVNQEHEIMKIDDAFNNKKSQGKPVKCNDIFTGLRTNHKKKTVLTKGIAGIGKTFSVYKFILDWAEGDANQDIDCVFLLPFREINLMTNEDFSFHATKDRQVNIHEFLLEFHPDLKDLEKSKLYKECKLAFIFDGLDESRLPLNFKSMSLKTFERRSSVDVLFTSLVKGELLSSALVWVTSRPAAANQIPPEYVGLFTEVRGFTDQQKEEYFRKRIKDENHPELSSRIISHIKTSRSLYIMCHIPVFCWITATVLQEILSEDDAENISTSLTEMYINFLLIQMNIKNQKYDETEERQCKNLLCSNKEMILKLAKLAFKQLKMENIVFYEEDLEDCGIKVDVATEFTGMIAEIFKTERVIHETKVFCFVHLSVQEFLAAVHVFICYLDKNMQELQFFFDEEKQNVTLQELLQKAVDKAMKSQRGHLDLFLRFLMGISLKSSQELLKGLLTRTEDTAESITQTAKYIKLVPDEYSISDETSVNLFYCLLELKDNSLYEEIQSYLSSDKHPGRKLSSSMCTLLIYVLLTSKKVLDEFNPKRFTSSQADYKRLIEAVRCCRKALFDDCGLDETCCETMSSALKSNSHLTELHLNSNYLQDSGVNLLHDGLKSSQCQLNVLRLCGCNLTAQSCESLSSALHLSNSVLRELDLSNNDLQDLGVKFLSDGLKSSNCQLEILRFSICNLTAQACENLSSVLLSSNSVLRELDLSNNELQDSGVSLLSEGLKSPNCQLEILRLSGCMVTEEGCHYLSLALTSNSSYLKELDLSYNHPGDSGVKLLLEKQEDPNCKLDNLNVAHGGESRITAGLRKYACFLTLDPNTANNQLNLPEENRVTCDGNKQQYSDHPDRFELYPQVLCRESVCGRCYWEIEWSGDDGVYISVSYKSINRKGEGDECWFGCNDQSWTLICCPDRYSFKHNKIVTYLSVKPISYRRVRVDEYIGRIGVYVDESAGTLSFYNISDTVSLIHTVQTTFTQPLYPGFKVYYKSSVKLC, encoded by the exons ATGACGTCAGAGCAGAATCCGGATACACTGGATGAGAGTCAAAACAGAAACACTGTTTACAGATGCTGTTACTGTTACGCACGACTGGCATCCAGAACATCTA ATCATGAATGCTCAGAAAGAGaagagaaacagagaaaaaaacaag CCCCAATTAGAAATTACTGGACTGCAGAAAGGATGGATATAAATGCTGAAACAG ATCAACAGAAATCAGATGAGTCAGatgagaaagacagagaaaaacaaG aTTTGAGGTTGCAAGAGTTCTTGACGACTCACAAAACTAACATGAAGAAGAAAGCAGAATATATTTTTGagtgcaaaaaagaaaatgaagcacaaCTCAAGGCTGTTTACACAGAACTGTTCATCACAGAGGGAgatatgaaagaagtcaatcaGGAACATGAGATTATGAAAATTGATGATGctttcaacaacaaaaaatcacaGGGCAAACCAGTCAAGTGCAATGATATATTTACTGGATTGAGGACAAACCATAAGAAAAAGACTGTGTTGACTAAGGGGAtcgctggcattggaaaaactTTCTCTGTGTACAAGTTTATCCTGGACTGGGCAGAAGGCGATGCCAATCAGGATATAGACTGTGTGTTCCTGCTTCCATTCAGAGAGATAAATTTAATGACAAATGAAGATTTCAGTTTCCACGCGACTAAAGACAGACAGGTCAATATCCATGAATTTCTGCTGGAATTTCATCCTGACCTGAAGGACCTGGAGAAATCAAAGTTATACAAGGAATGTAAGCTAGCATTTATATTTGATGGACTTGATGAAAGTCGTCTGCCTCtaaattttaaaagtatgtctttgaaaacttttgagAGAAGATCATCTGTAGATGTGCTGTTTACAAGTCTGGTCAAAGGGGAACTGCTTTCATCAGCACTTGTGTGGGTGACGTCacgaccagcagcagccaatcagatccctcCTGAGTATGTGGGTTTGTTCACAGAAGTGAGAGGATTCACTGACCAACAGAAAGAGGAGTACTTCAGAAAGAGAATCAAAGATGAGAATCATCCAGAATTGTCCTccagaatcatctcacacattaAGACGTCTCGTAGTctctacatcatgtgccacattcCTGTGTTCTGCTGGATCACAGCCACAGTACTTCAGGAAATTCTCAGTGAGGACGATGCAGAGAACATCAGCACATCACTAACtgaaatgtatattaatttcCTGCTGATACAGATGAACATTAAGAACCAGAAGTACGACGAAACAGAAGAAAGGCAATGTAAAAACCTCTTATGTTCAAACaaagaaatgattttaaaattagcCAAACTAGCGTTCAAACAGCTGAAGATGGAAAACATTGTATTCTATGAGGAAGATCTGGAAGACTGTGGTATTAAGGTGGATGTAGCCACTGAGTTTACAGGAATGATTGCTGAGATCTTTAAGACGGAACGTGTAATTCATGAGACAAAAGTCTTCTGCTTTGTGCATCTGAGTGTTCAAGAGTTTCTCGCTGCAGTGCACGTGTTTATATGCTACCTGGACAAGAACATGCAGGAGCTTCAGTTTTTCTTTGAtgaggaaaaacaaaatgtcacatTGCAAGAGCTACTACAGAAGGCTGTTGATAAAGCCATGAAGAGTCAAAGAGGACATCTGGACTTGTTCCTACGGTTTCTGATGGGCATTTCACTGAAATCTAGTCAAGAACTGCTCAAAGGCCTGCTCACACGCACTGAAGACACAGCAGAAAGCATCACACAAACAGCTAAATACATTAAACTAGTACCAGATGAATACAGTATCTCAGATGAAACTTCAGTCAACCTATTTTACTGCTTACTTGAGCTCAAGGATAATTCATTATATGAGGAAATCCAGAGTTACCTCAGTTCAGATAAGCATCCAGGAAGAAAACTCTCATCTTCAATGTGCACGTTGCTGATTTATGTACTGCTGACTTCAAAGAAGGTGCTGGATGAATTCAACCCGAAAAGGTTTACATCATCACAAGCAGACTACAAGAGACTCATCGAAGCTGTGAGATGCTGCAGAAAAGCACT GTTTGACGACTGTGGCCTTGATGAAACATGCTGTGAAACTATGTCTTCTGCTTTAAAATCAAATTCCCATCTGACAGAGCTGCACCTAAATAGCAATTAcctgcaggattcaggagtgaatTTGCTTcatgatggactgaagagttcACAGTGTCAATTGAACGTACTGAG GTTGTGTGGgtgtaatctcactgctcagtcctGTGAAAGTTTGTCTTCAGCTCTACACCTGTCAAACTCCGTCTTGAGAGAGCTGGACTTGAGTAataatgacctgcaggatttgGGAGTGAAGTTtctttctgatggactgaaaagttcaaactgtcagctggagatacTAAG ATTTTCCATATGCAATCTCACTGCTCAGGCTTGTGAGAATTTGTCATCAGTTTTACTGTcatcaaactctgtcctgagagagctggatctgagcaaTAATGAActgcaggattcaggagtgagtcttctttctgaaggactgaagagtccaaactgtcaactggagatactgag attgtctggctgtatggtgacagaggaagGCTGCCATTATTTGTCTTTAGCTCTGACTTCAAACTCCTCATACCTGaaagagctggatctgagctacaatcacccggGAGATTCAGGTGTCAAGCTGCTCTTGGAAAAACAGGAGGATCCAAACTGCAAACTGGACAACCTCAA TGTGGCTCATGGAGGAGAATccaggattacagcaggactgAGGAAAT atgcctgttttctcacactggatccaaacaccgCAAACAATCAACTCAATCTGCCTGAGGAGAACAGAGTGACGTGTGATGGCAACAAACAGCAATAttctgatcatccagacagattcgAATTGTAtcctcaggtgttgtgtagagagagtgtgtgtggacgctgttattgggagattgagtggagtggTGATGATGGTGTgtatatatcagtgtcatataagagcatcaacAGGAAGGGAGAGGGTGATGAGTGTTGGTTTGGATGTAATGATCAGTCATGGACTTTGATCTGCTGTCCTGACAGATACTCATTCAAACACAATAAGATAGTGACTTATCTCTCTGTAAAGCCCATCAGCTATCGTAGGGTAAGAGTGGATGAATATATTGGTAGAATAGGCGTTTATGTGGATgagagtgcaggaactctgtccttctacaacATCTCTGACACAGtgagcctcatccacacagtccagaccacattcactcagccgctctatcctgggtttaaGGTTTATTATaaatcatcagtgaaactgtgttga
- the LOC127164159 gene encoding NACHT, LRR and PYD domains-containing protein 12 isoform X1, translating into MTSEQNPDTLDESQNRNTVYRCCYCYARLASRTSNHECSEREEKQRKKQAPIRNYWTAERMDINAETGAYVNAPLWSRNVFNGPVHFYGQHDQQKSDESDEKDREKQDLRLQEFLTTHKTNMKKKAEYIFECKKENEAQLKAVYTELFITEGDMKEVNQEHEIMKIDDAFNNKKSQGKPVKCNDIFTGLRTNHKKKTVLTKGIAGIGKTFSVYKFILDWAEGDANQDIDCVFLLPFREINLMTNEDFSFHATKDRQVNIHEFLLEFHPDLKDLEKSKLYKECKLAFIFDGLDESRLPLNFKSMSLKTFERRSSVDVLFTSLVKGELLSSALVWVTSRPAAANQIPPEYVGLFTEVRGFTDQQKEEYFRKRIKDENHPELSSRIISHIKTSRSLYIMCHIPVFCWITATVLQEILSEDDAENISTSLTEMYINFLLIQMNIKNQKYDETEERQCKNLLCSNKEMILKLAKLAFKQLKMENIVFYEEDLEDCGIKVDVATEFTGMIAEIFKTERVIHETKVFCFVHLSVQEFLAAVHVFICYLDKNMQELQFFFDEEKQNVTLQELLQKAVDKAMKSQRGHLDLFLRFLMGISLKSSQELLKGLLTRTEDTAESITQTAKYIKLVPDEYSISDETSVNLFYCLLELKDNSLYEEIQSYLSSDKHPGRKLSSSMCTLLIYVLLTSKKVLDEFNPKRFTSSQADYKRLIEAVRCCRKALFDDCGLDETCCETMSSALKSNSHLTELHLNSNYLQDSGVNLLHDGLKSSQCQLNVLRLCGCNLTAQSCESLSSALHLSNSVLRELDLSNNDLQDLGVKFLSDGLKSSNCQLEILRFSICNLTAQACENLSSVLLSSNSVLRELDLSNNELQDSGVSLLSEGLKSPNCQLEILRLSGCMVTEEGCHYLSLALTSNSSYLKELDLSYNHPGDSGVKLLLEKQEDPNCKLDNLNVAHGGESRITAGLRKYACFLTLDPNTANNQLNLPEENRVTCDGNKQQYSDHPDRFELYPQVLCRESVCGRCYWEIEWSGDDGVYISVSYKSINRKGEGDECWFGCNDQSWTLICCPDRYSFKHNKIVTYLSVKPISYRRVRVDEYIGRIGVYVDESAGTLSFYNISDTVSLIHTVQTTFTQPLYPGFKVYYKSSVKLC; encoded by the exons ATGACGTCAGAGCAGAATCCGGATACACTGGATGAGAGTCAAAACAGAAACACTGTTTACAGATGCTGTTACTGTTACGCACGACTGGCATCCAGAACATCTA ATCATGAATGCTCAGAAAGAGaagagaaacagagaaaaaaacaag CCCCAATTAGAAATTACTGGACTGCAGAAAGGATGGATATAAATGCTGAAACAGGTGCATATGTAAATGCTCCTTTATGGTCTAGAAATGTCTTCAATGGACCAGTACACTTTTATGGCCAACATG ATCAACAGAAATCAGATGAGTCAGatgagaaagacagagaaaaacaaG aTTTGAGGTTGCAAGAGTTCTTGACGACTCACAAAACTAACATGAAGAAGAAAGCAGAATATATTTTTGagtgcaaaaaagaaaatgaagcacaaCTCAAGGCTGTTTACACAGAACTGTTCATCACAGAGGGAgatatgaaagaagtcaatcaGGAACATGAGATTATGAAAATTGATGATGctttcaacaacaaaaaatcacaGGGCAAACCAGTCAAGTGCAATGATATATTTACTGGATTGAGGACAAACCATAAGAAAAAGACTGTGTTGACTAAGGGGAtcgctggcattggaaaaactTTCTCTGTGTACAAGTTTATCCTGGACTGGGCAGAAGGCGATGCCAATCAGGATATAGACTGTGTGTTCCTGCTTCCATTCAGAGAGATAAATTTAATGACAAATGAAGATTTCAGTTTCCACGCGACTAAAGACAGACAGGTCAATATCCATGAATTTCTGCTGGAATTTCATCCTGACCTGAAGGACCTGGAGAAATCAAAGTTATACAAGGAATGTAAGCTAGCATTTATATTTGATGGACTTGATGAAAGTCGTCTGCCTCtaaattttaaaagtatgtctttgaaaacttttgagAGAAGATCATCTGTAGATGTGCTGTTTACAAGTCTGGTCAAAGGGGAACTGCTTTCATCAGCACTTGTGTGGGTGACGTCacgaccagcagcagccaatcagatccctcCTGAGTATGTGGGTTTGTTCACAGAAGTGAGAGGATTCACTGACCAACAGAAAGAGGAGTACTTCAGAAAGAGAATCAAAGATGAGAATCATCCAGAATTGTCCTccagaatcatctcacacattaAGACGTCTCGTAGTctctacatcatgtgccacattcCTGTGTTCTGCTGGATCACAGCCACAGTACTTCAGGAAATTCTCAGTGAGGACGATGCAGAGAACATCAGCACATCACTAACtgaaatgtatattaatttcCTGCTGATACAGATGAACATTAAGAACCAGAAGTACGACGAAACAGAAGAAAGGCAATGTAAAAACCTCTTATGTTCAAACaaagaaatgattttaaaattagcCAAACTAGCGTTCAAACAGCTGAAGATGGAAAACATTGTATTCTATGAGGAAGATCTGGAAGACTGTGGTATTAAGGTGGATGTAGCCACTGAGTTTACAGGAATGATTGCTGAGATCTTTAAGACGGAACGTGTAATTCATGAGACAAAAGTCTTCTGCTTTGTGCATCTGAGTGTTCAAGAGTTTCTCGCTGCAGTGCACGTGTTTATATGCTACCTGGACAAGAACATGCAGGAGCTTCAGTTTTTCTTTGAtgaggaaaaacaaaatgtcacatTGCAAGAGCTACTACAGAAGGCTGTTGATAAAGCCATGAAGAGTCAAAGAGGACATCTGGACTTGTTCCTACGGTTTCTGATGGGCATTTCACTGAAATCTAGTCAAGAACTGCTCAAAGGCCTGCTCACACGCACTGAAGACACAGCAGAAAGCATCACACAAACAGCTAAATACATTAAACTAGTACCAGATGAATACAGTATCTCAGATGAAACTTCAGTCAACCTATTTTACTGCTTACTTGAGCTCAAGGATAATTCATTATATGAGGAAATCCAGAGTTACCTCAGTTCAGATAAGCATCCAGGAAGAAAACTCTCATCTTCAATGTGCACGTTGCTGATTTATGTACTGCTGACTTCAAAGAAGGTGCTGGATGAATTCAACCCGAAAAGGTTTACATCATCACAAGCAGACTACAAGAGACTCATCGAAGCTGTGAGATGCTGCAGAAAAGCACT GTTTGACGACTGTGGCCTTGATGAAACATGCTGTGAAACTATGTCTTCTGCTTTAAAATCAAATTCCCATCTGACAGAGCTGCACCTAAATAGCAATTAcctgcaggattcaggagtgaatTTGCTTcatgatggactgaagagttcACAGTGTCAATTGAACGTACTGAG GTTGTGTGGgtgtaatctcactgctcagtcctGTGAAAGTTTGTCTTCAGCTCTACACCTGTCAAACTCCGTCTTGAGAGAGCTGGACTTGAGTAataatgacctgcaggatttgGGAGTGAAGTTtctttctgatggactgaaaagttcaaactgtcagctggagatacTAAG ATTTTCCATATGCAATCTCACTGCTCAGGCTTGTGAGAATTTGTCATCAGTTTTACTGTcatcaaactctgtcctgagagagctggatctgagcaaTAATGAActgcaggattcaggagtgagtcttctttctgaaggactgaagagtccaaactgtcaactggagatactgag attgtctggctgtatggtgacagaggaagGCTGCCATTATTTGTCTTTAGCTCTGACTTCAAACTCCTCATACCTGaaagagctggatctgagctacaatcacccggGAGATTCAGGTGTCAAGCTGCTCTTGGAAAAACAGGAGGATCCAAACTGCAAACTGGACAACCTCAA TGTGGCTCATGGAGGAGAATccaggattacagcaggactgAGGAAAT atgcctgttttctcacactggatccaaacaccgCAAACAATCAACTCAATCTGCCTGAGGAGAACAGAGTGACGTGTGATGGCAACAAACAGCAATAttctgatcatccagacagattcgAATTGTAtcctcaggtgttgtgtagagagagtgtgtgtggacgctgttattgggagattgagtggagtggTGATGATGGTGTgtatatatcagtgtcatataagagcatcaacAGGAAGGGAGAGGGTGATGAGTGTTGGTTTGGATGTAATGATCAGTCATGGACTTTGATCTGCTGTCCTGACAGATACTCATTCAAACACAATAAGATAGTGACTTATCTCTCTGTAAAGCCCATCAGCTATCGTAGGGTAAGAGTGGATGAATATATTGGTAGAATAGGCGTTTATGTGGATgagagtgcaggaactctgtccttctacaacATCTCTGACACAGtgagcctcatccacacagtccagaccacattcactcagccgctctatcctgggtttaaGGTTTATTATaaatcatcagtgaaactgtgttga